Proteins found in one Bremerella volcania genomic segment:
- a CDS encoding bifunctional folylpolyglutamate synthase/dihydrofolate synthase — protein sequence MDASQVDSDSPQYQEALDWLFQRINYERTTDIPYRSRNFKLDRMQAFLQRLGNPQDRLKIVHVAGTKGKGSTSAFLSNILWKAGYHVGRFTSPHLERLEERYWLDGDSCSDHDIVQLVDAIRPVVAQMDENASVEDRLTFFEITTAMSFLLFAERDVDFAVIEVGLGGRLDSTNVCQPQLCIITSISRDHTALLGNTLAEIAGEKAGIIKPGVPVISGVMAPEAQKVIADVAAHSHATLDQLDDQFTSVPLSDCWQQTDAAGLFQQGFEFQWQASARQQLTISVKGDHQVANAGLAVAAVEKLREQGHEISPEALQEGLKTTQLPARIECLSEQPVVIVDAAHNDASAEALVSVLQKHFPDRRRHLVFASSGDKDHAAVLSQLLGVFQQVWFTKYGFSSRAASPQQLLKVIDSIEYDPSLPIHTTEEAKVAFHEALAAMDKEDVLVVTGSFFIAAEFKRFWREIGANTQAATSPATR from the coding sequence TTGGACGCCAGCCAAGTTGATTCTGATTCGCCCCAGTACCAGGAGGCCCTGGACTGGTTGTTCCAGCGGATCAATTACGAGCGCACCACCGACATCCCTTACCGATCGAGGAACTTCAAGCTCGATCGGATGCAGGCCTTCCTGCAGCGGCTGGGCAATCCGCAAGACCGCCTGAAGATCGTGCACGTGGCCGGCACCAAGGGAAAGGGTTCGACCTCGGCGTTTCTTTCCAACATTCTGTGGAAAGCTGGCTACCACGTGGGGCGATTCACCTCACCCCACTTGGAACGTCTGGAAGAACGCTATTGGCTCGATGGCGACAGTTGCAGCGATCACGACATTGTCCAATTGGTCGACGCCATCCGACCGGTCGTGGCCCAGATGGATGAGAATGCCAGTGTGGAAGATCGCCTGACGTTCTTCGAGATCACCACGGCCATGAGCTTTCTGCTGTTCGCCGAGCGTGACGTCGATTTTGCGGTGATTGAAGTAGGTCTCGGCGGCAGGCTTGATTCGACCAATGTGTGCCAACCTCAACTGTGCATCATTACCAGCATCAGCCGCGATCACACCGCCCTGCTGGGAAACACGTTGGCGGAAATCGCCGGTGAGAAGGCCGGGATCATCAAACCAGGCGTCCCGGTCATCAGCGGAGTGATGGCCCCGGAAGCTCAAAAGGTGATTGCCGACGTCGCGGCACACAGTCATGCGACCCTCGATCAACTCGATGATCAGTTTACCAGCGTTCCGCTGTCAGACTGTTGGCAGCAGACCGATGCCGCGGGGCTCTTTCAGCAGGGGTTTGAATTTCAGTGGCAGGCAAGCGCCAGGCAGCAACTGACGATCAGCGTGAAAGGGGACCACCAGGTCGCCAATGCCGGTCTGGCGGTGGCAGCCGTCGAGAAGCTGCGCGAGCAGGGGCACGAGATTTCGCCGGAAGCCTTGCAGGAAGGCCTGAAGACGACCCAGCTACCTGCCCGAATCGAGTGTTTATCCGAGCAACCGGTGGTCATTGTCGACGCTGCCCACAACGATGCGTCCGCCGAGGCGCTGGTCAGCGTGCTGCAGAAGCATTTCCCCGATCGACGGCGTCACCTGGTGTTCGCCTCCAGCGGCGATAAGGATCATGCCGCGGTCCTCTCGCAACTGTTGGGCGTGTTCCAGCAGGTGTGGTTCACCAAGTATGGCTTCAGCAGCCGGGCCGCCAGTCCGCAGCAGCTTTTGAAAGTGATCGACTCGATTGAGTACGACCCTTCGCTGCCCATTCATACCACGGAAGAAGCCAAGGTCGCATTCCATGAAGCCCTGGCCGCGATGGACAAGGAAGATGTCTTGGTCGTGACCGGCTCGTTCTTTATCGCGGCCGAGTTCAAGCGTTTCTGGCGCGAGATTGGTGCGAATACGCAAGCGGCGACTTCCCCGGCGACACGGTAG
- a CDS encoding ABC transporter ATP-binding protein — protein MASVETQPQSSKSSSDNEVIIETRNLTKIYRDFWGRQKVRALKALDLEVRRGEIFGLLGPNGSGKSTTMKLLLGLLFPTSGQALVFGQDPTSIATKERIGYLPEESYLYRFLDARETLNFYGQLFNMPADVRQKRVNDLIEMVGLKWAERRQLKEYSKGMTRRIGLAQALINDPELIFLDEPTTGLDPIGIREMKDLILKLKEEGKTVLVTSHQLADLQDVADRIAILHQGELKELGRVDALLKVSDETQIRAKGVSEEAKAEIRAILEREHAENISVENPTTTLEELFLNIVRESEARPGRRAGSDRS, from the coding sequence ATGGCATCGGTAGAAACGCAACCGCAATCGTCTAAATCCTCGTCCGACAACGAAGTCATTATCGAAACGCGTAATCTGACCAAGATTTACCGCGACTTCTGGGGGCGTCAAAAAGTCCGAGCCCTGAAAGCACTCGACCTGGAAGTGCGTCGCGGCGAAATCTTCGGCCTGTTGGGTCCGAATGGTTCCGGCAAGTCGACGACCATGAAGCTTCTGCTGGGGCTGCTCTTTCCGACCAGCGGCCAGGCTCTGGTCTTCGGCCAAGACCCGACCAGTATCGCCACCAAGGAACGCATCGGCTATCTGCCGGAAGAGTCGTACCTCTACCGATTTCTCGATGCCCGAGAAACGCTCAACTTTTACGGCCAACTGTTCAACATGCCTGCCGATGTTCGCCAGAAGCGGGTCAACGACCTGATCGAGATGGTCGGACTCAAATGGGCCGAACGCCGTCAGTTGAAGGAATACTCCAAGGGTATGACCCGCCGTATTGGTCTGGCCCAGGCCCTGATCAACGATCCCGAACTGATCTTCCTCGACGAACCAACCACCGGCTTAGACCCCATCGGTATTCGCGAGATGAAGGACCTGATCCTGAAGCTGAAGGAAGAAGGCAAAACGGTTCTGGTGACCAGCCACCAGCTGGCCGACCTGCAGGACGTTGCCGACCGAATCGCCATTCTGCATCAAGGCGAACTGAAAGAACTGGGGCGCGTCGACGCCCTTTTGAAGGTGAGTGACGAAACTCAGATCCGCGCCAAAGGGGTCAGCGAAGAAGCCAAGGCCGAGATCCGAGCGATCCTCGAACGGGAGCATGCCGAGAACATCTCGGTCGAGAACCCAACCACCACGCTGGAAGAACTCTTCCTGAACATCGTCCGCGAGAGTGAAGCCCGACCTGGTCGCCGTGCCGGCTCGGACCGTTCTTAG
- a CDS encoding class I SAM-dependent methyltransferase, protein MASVNTDNWDIHSGHQVYTPRLLRWYDLIVHGVSNRWFWSCPTQLLIAWFDEHATSNHLDIGVGTGYFLDHCSVFSDDARIGLLDANPNCLAAAAKQLKRYKPETYEANLAEPFKEAMAQFSSVSLMYVLHCLPGDPEFRKRVIQHASAALEADGKLFGATILGQPGPSSWLGRHVMASYNRKGIFGNEHDTEASLREVLETCLTNVEIEQVGSVALFAGQKN, encoded by the coding sequence GTGGCTTCCGTAAACACCGACAATTGGGATATCCATTCCGGACATCAGGTCTACACGCCGCGACTGTTGCGGTGGTACGACTTGATCGTGCATGGGGTGTCGAATCGTTGGTTCTGGAGTTGCCCGACGCAGCTGTTGATCGCCTGGTTCGACGAGCACGCGACCAGCAATCATTTGGATATCGGCGTGGGAACCGGCTACTTTCTCGACCACTGTTCGGTGTTTTCCGATGATGCCCGGATCGGCCTGTTGGATGCGAACCCCAACTGCCTGGCCGCCGCTGCCAAGCAGTTAAAGCGATACAAGCCAGAAACGTACGAGGCCAATCTGGCCGAGCCGTTTAAGGAGGCAATGGCCCAGTTCTCGTCGGTTTCGCTGATGTATGTGCTGCACTGCTTGCCAGGCGATCCCGAGTTTCGCAAGCGAGTCATTCAGCACGCCAGTGCCGCTTTAGAGGCAGATGGCAAGCTCTTCGGCGCGACCATCTTGGGGCAGCCGGGTCCCAGTTCATGGTTGGGACGGCATGTGATGGCCTCGTATAACCGGAAAGGAATCTTTGGCAACGAGCACGATACAGAGGCCTCGCTCCGGGAAGTGCTCGAAACCTGTTTAACGAATGTTGAGATCGAGCAGGTCGGCTCGGTGGCGCTGTTCGCAGGCCAAAAGAATTAG
- a CDS encoding DUF1559 domain-containing protein, whose translation MKHRHGFTLVELLVVIAIIGVLVGLLMPAVQQARESARRMQCTNNLKQLSLATHTYHDTYGSFPPSWDGGGQWSGLARLLPFIEQGPLEAAIDWGTSYTAYQSNGSASNILNVGVPLPAVELDMFKCPSEVNLRSVDVTGDGVPDHFPSNYALSIGTFLVYDGAQSGDGAFGANRFTRIAEFADGTSNTMALSEVNTFTRFHSASVYDNSTGIPALSAVAGEINSNVTSSTAPSGHTQWVSGNVQQTGYTAFFTPNTIFNIDGRLQPADFVNNSEGAGDVDQNPCMAAVTARSFHPGVVNVAFADGSVSKVTETVDLNVYRTVATRFGGEVSLRNKL comes from the coding sequence ATGAAACATCGTCACGGTTTCACGCTTGTCGAATTGTTGGTGGTGATCGCTATTATTGGCGTGCTGGTCGGATTGCTCATGCCGGCCGTGCAACAAGCACGCGAATCTGCTCGACGAATGCAGTGCACCAATAACCTGAAGCAGCTTTCCCTGGCAACTCACACCTATCACGACACATACGGGTCGTTTCCCCCATCCTGGGACGGTGGTGGGCAATGGTCAGGGCTTGCTCGGTTGTTGCCATTTATCGAACAAGGTCCCCTGGAAGCGGCGATCGACTGGGGAACCTCCTACACGGCATACCAGTCGAACGGTTCCGCCTCGAACATATTGAACGTCGGCGTACCGCTGCCGGCGGTGGAACTCGATATGTTCAAATGCCCCTCTGAAGTCAACTTGCGATCGGTTGACGTTACTGGAGACGGCGTGCCAGACCACTTTCCTTCGAACTACGCGTTATCGATTGGCACTTTTTTGGTCTACGACGGTGCCCAGTCTGGCGACGGTGCATTTGGGGCCAATCGGTTTACCCGGATCGCGGAATTCGCCGACGGGACGAGCAACACGATGGCTCTCTCGGAGGTGAACACGTTCACGCGGTTTCATAGTGCTTCGGTGTACGACAATTCCACCGGCATCCCAGCCTTGTCGGCCGTCGCTGGCGAGATCAACAGCAATGTGACTTCAAGTACGGCCCCCAGCGGGCACACGCAGTGGGTCAGTGGTAACGTCCAGCAAACCGGCTACACCGCGTTTTTCACCCCCAACACCATCTTCAACATCGATGGTCGTTTGCAGCCGGCCGACTTCGTGAACAACAGCGAAGGGGCAGGAGACGTCGATCAGAACCCTTGCATGGCCGCCGTCACGGCCCGCAGTTTCCACCCCGGCGTGGTCAACGTGGCGTTCGCTGACGGAAGCGTAAGCAAAGTCACCGAAACGGTCGACTTGAACGTCTACCGCACGGTCGCCACTCGATTCGGTGGCGAGGTCTCGCTGCGGAACAAGTTGTAG
- a CDS encoding MauE/DoxX family redox-associated membrane protein, with protein MSTIPPESYEARSATDRAFLLYQRAVPFFLLILVAVTYPLWIDQTAFPAVPIIAELCPVPGLVDILLLATLTAILMTVQIIGPQSPKASAPWIACSIILVLCFCLNQHRFQPWAYQFAVLGFIFGLAPPRNARQMAMWISLSIYFYSALSKLNPSFVNELGSDFLVTFSSIGGMSLSPDQLAAWKWLALGFPLFELLAFVLLLMPRTRKLGVVAACMMHVGLIVVLGPLGLSHSWGVLLWNVFFFTQAILLFGFSEPAQEEETAPAGTAGLRVAQVICGCVILFPTLELVGLGDPWPAWGLYASHVGRTHLFLSRHAVDRLPEPLRAYVDTESSDDLFVPFRLEQWSLETTGAPIYPGQRFSLAAARALVNKTDTASAARLVLESPAGRLQDDREADTFSGDKIAMEADRRFWLNTKPRDAFLQDRDR; from the coding sequence GTGAGTACAATCCCTCCAGAATCTTATGAGGCTCGATCCGCGACGGATCGGGCCTTCTTGCTTTACCAGCGGGCAGTCCCCTTCTTTCTTCTTATCCTGGTCGCCGTGACCTATCCCTTGTGGATCGATCAGACCGCATTCCCAGCAGTTCCGATTATTGCCGAGCTATGCCCTGTCCCAGGCTTGGTCGACATCCTGCTGTTGGCAACCCTCACTGCGATCTTGATGACCGTTCAGATTATCGGGCCTCAATCGCCGAAGGCTTCCGCGCCGTGGATCGCTTGCTCCATCATTCTGGTGCTCTGCTTCTGTCTGAATCAACATCGCTTCCAACCATGGGCCTATCAATTCGCTGTATTGGGATTTATCTTTGGCTTGGCCCCACCCAGAAATGCCCGGCAAATGGCAATGTGGATCTCGCTGAGCATCTATTTCTACTCGGCGCTCTCCAAGCTAAACCCTTCGTTCGTCAACGAACTGGGCTCGGACTTCCTGGTGACCTTCAGCTCGATCGGGGGCATGTCGTTGTCCCCCGATCAACTGGCAGCCTGGAAGTGGTTGGCACTTGGATTCCCGCTGTTTGAACTGCTGGCGTTCGTCCTGCTGTTGATGCCGCGAACGAGAAAGCTCGGCGTGGTCGCGGCGTGCATGATGCATGTCGGCCTGATCGTGGTGCTGGGTCCGCTGGGCCTCTCCCACAGTTGGGGCGTGCTGCTGTGGAACGTCTTCTTCTTCACCCAGGCCATCCTCCTGTTTGGCTTTTCCGAACCAGCCCAGGAAGAAGAAACAGCACCGGCAGGCACCGCTGGCCTGCGTGTCGCGCAAGTCATCTGCGGCTGCGTGATCCTCTTCCCGACGCTCGAACTGGTAGGGCTCGGCGATCCTTGGCCAGCCTGGGGACTGTATGCTTCGCACGTCGGTCGAACGCACCTTTTCCTTTCCCGACATGCCGTCGATCGTCTGCCAGAGCCACTGCGAGCGTACGTCGACACCGAATCGTCCGACGACTTGTTCGTTCCGTTCCGCTTGGAACAGTGGTCGCTCGAGACGACCGGGGCCCCCATTTACCCGGGTCAACGTTTCTCGCTCGCCGCGGCACGTGCGCTGGTCAACAAAACCGATACGGCCAGCGCCGCGCGACTAGTCCTCGAGTCTCCCGCTGGTCGGCTTCAAGACGACCGGGAAGCCGACACGTTCTCCGGGGACAAAATCGCCATGGAAGCCGATCGACGTTTCTGGCTGAACACCAAGCCGCGGGATGCGTTCCTGCAGGATCGAGATCGCTAA
- a CDS encoding adenylate/guanylate cyclase domain-containing protein has protein sequence MAELFARDTLSSQRWRRRLVPNQPFVLGRTTPKFPIGWDKQISSKHAQLNWNGVQLEIRKFEEAANPIFFDSRPRISFMLDPGQHFVIGHTEFLLEDSEPTMPLPHRSPRTEVTIRPEEIRRTSFRKTPGRIELLTELVSKMTASTDHDQLITITLQQLLHGIPHATDVQLLEQTKYENSQSFTPIAWDSRDGVSTPGGSSQSLIENATSSEMCVLHVWPNEPDPADANFTQIAGHDWAMCIPLEIKLHQVAALYISGKRARLEGNLTEVEILQDDIKFAELVGSTFANLSRNMALERRQSQLNQFFTPGLLDHVSSDIDSYLAPREAGLMVLFCDLRGFSAATEENIDRLIPYLHQTSETLSIITSAILAQQGVIGDFHGDAVMGFWGWPVAASENPLGCIQAAWEIVQALAGTEFLCSEAPAKAGIGIAAGQAVAGMIGSRDQVKVTAFGPPVNLASRIEGMTKHLGIPLLLDEQAVTQLQSHPSMPPNTFLRLGSFRLSGLRQATQLFTVNSGELTWLPMFSQALIQFEEGHWAQAIPMLESLPAPFGPRNLLLQFVQEHENRCPTDWNGTIHRHTK, from the coding sequence ATGGCTGAATTGTTCGCCCGAGACACGCTCTCCTCGCAGCGATGGCGTCGACGATTGGTTCCCAATCAGCCATTTGTCCTGGGACGTACGACCCCCAAATTCCCGATTGGCTGGGACAAGCAAATCTCTTCCAAGCACGCTCAGCTGAACTGGAACGGCGTGCAGCTGGAAATCCGCAAGTTTGAAGAAGCGGCCAATCCCATCTTCTTCGACTCACGTCCGCGGATCTCGTTCATGCTCGATCCAGGCCAGCACTTCGTGATCGGGCATACCGAATTCCTGCTGGAAGACTCCGAGCCGACGATGCCGCTGCCCCATCGCAGTCCTCGCACGGAAGTCACGATTCGCCCGGAAGAGATCCGCCGCACCTCCTTCCGGAAGACGCCTGGCCGTATCGAACTGTTGACCGAGTTGGTCTCGAAGATGACCGCTTCGACCGACCACGACCAGCTGATTACCATCACCCTGCAGCAGCTCTTGCATGGGATACCCCACGCGACCGACGTCCAGTTGCTCGAGCAAACGAAATACGAGAACTCGCAGAGCTTCACGCCGATTGCCTGGGATAGCCGCGACGGTGTCTCGACGCCCGGCGGATCGAGCCAAAGCCTGATCGAAAACGCCACCAGCTCAGAGATGTGCGTGTTGCATGTCTGGCCCAACGAACCTGATCCGGCCGATGCTAACTTCACGCAAATCGCCGGGCACGATTGGGCGATGTGTATTCCGCTGGAGATCAAGCTGCATCAGGTGGCGGCGCTGTACATCTCGGGCAAGCGAGCACGGCTTGAGGGAAATCTGACCGAGGTCGAGATCCTGCAGGACGACATTAAGTTTGCCGAACTGGTCGGCTCGACGTTCGCCAACCTTTCGCGCAACATGGCTCTGGAGCGCCGGCAGTCACAGCTGAATCAGTTCTTTACGCCGGGCCTTCTGGATCATGTTTCGAGCGATATCGATAGTTACCTGGCTCCGCGCGAGGCGGGACTGATGGTCCTGTTTTGCGATCTGCGGGGCTTCTCGGCCGCGACCGAAGAGAACATCGACCGGCTGATTCCTTACCTGCATCAGACTAGCGAAACGCTTTCGATCATTACCTCGGCAATCCTGGCCCAACAGGGAGTCATTGGCGACTTCCATGGAGACGCGGTGATGGGCTTTTGGGGCTGGCCGGTGGCAGCATCCGAAAACCCCCTGGGCTGCATCCAAGCTGCCTGGGAAATCGTCCAGGCATTGGCCGGAACCGAATTCCTCTGCAGCGAGGCGCCTGCCAAAGCCGGCATTGGCATCGCCGCCGGCCAGGCCGTCGCGGGCATGATCGGAAGTCGCGATCAAGTCAAAGTGACCGCGTTTGGTCCTCCGGTAAACCTGGCATCGCGAATTGAAGGAATGACCAAACATCTGGGCATTCCCCTTCTGTTAGACGAACAGGCCGTCACCCAGTTGCAGAGCCATCCGTCGATGCCTCCCAATACGTTCTTACGCCTGGGAAGCTTTCGCTTGTCGGGGCTGCGTCAGGCGACGCAGCTATTCACGGTCAATTCCGGCGAACTCACCTGGCTGCCGATGTTCTCGCAGGCACTCATCCAGTTCGAGGAAGGGCACTGGGCTCAAGCGATTCCGATGCTCGAATCGCTTCCCGCACCGTTTGGTCCCAGAAACCTCCTATTGCAGTTCGTGCAAGAACACGAGAACCGCTGCCCAACTGACTGGAACGGCACGATCCACCGGCACACCAAGTAG
- a CDS encoding DUF1559 domain-containing protein, producing MKRNGFTLVELLVVIAIIGILIALLLPAVQQAREAARRMQCTNQLKQWILATHNYHDTFTKFPTSFQGGNNQWSAQARLLPFLEQKAIETEIDYSVDYHEYHYGGSHETLINGIPLPALRIDALLCPSEVKDQQRVDSSGQPENYPLNYAINMGVWYVYNGSNGGEGAFAPGKYLRMADLTDGTSNTMGFSEVKAYTHYDRDNAPYGTAEITTFPDVASYIESNVTTSTRNSGHTEWVDGKTHQTGFTAFFAPNTDFNIGAGRPTPADFTNKREDQSGLSSNPTLAAVTARSFHPGVVNVAFMDGSVSRVTDTVNLNVYRAAATRNGGEVLNRNDL from the coding sequence ATGAAGAGAAATGGTTTTACCCTCGTTGAATTGTTGGTGGTGATTGCCATCATCGGAATCCTGATTGCCCTTCTTTTGCCTGCCGTGCAGCAAGCCCGCGAAGCCGCGCGGCGGATGCAGTGCACCAACCAACTCAAGCAGTGGATCCTCGCCACGCACAACTATCACGACACGTTCACCAAGTTTCCGACCAGTTTTCAGGGGGGAAACAACCAGTGGTCCGCTCAGGCTCGCTTGCTTCCTTTCCTGGAGCAGAAGGCCATCGAAACTGAAATCGACTACAGCGTGGACTACCACGAGTACCACTACGGTGGCTCGCATGAAACGCTGATCAACGGCATTCCCCTGCCTGCCTTGCGAATTGACGCCCTGCTTTGTCCGTCGGAGGTGAAGGACCAGCAGCGCGTTGATAGTTCAGGTCAGCCTGAGAACTATCCCCTCAACTATGCCATCAATATGGGCGTCTGGTACGTCTACAATGGTTCCAACGGGGGTGAAGGGGCGTTCGCTCCTGGTAAGTATCTGCGGATGGCGGATTTGACCGACGGCACGAGCAACACGATGGGTTTCTCCGAGGTGAAAGCCTACACCCACTACGATCGAGATAATGCTCCTTACGGAACGGCTGAGATTACCACGTTTCCCGATGTTGCTTCCTATATTGAATCGAACGTGACCACCTCGACTCGCAATTCCGGGCACACCGAGTGGGTCGACGGCAAGACGCATCAAACGGGTTTCACCGCTTTTTTCGCACCGAACACCGACTTCAACATTGGCGCTGGCCGACCAACCCCGGCCGACTTCACCAACAAGCGTGAGGACCAGAGCGGGCTCAGCTCGAACCCGACGCTTGCCGCGGTGACGGCTCGCAGTTTCCATCCGGGCGTCGTGAATGTCGCGTTCATGGACGGATCGGTTTCGCGGGTGACCGACACCGTGAACCTGAACGTCTACCGCGCCGCGGCGACCCGCAATGGTGGTGAAGTCTTGAATCGGAACGATTTGTAG
- a CDS encoding ABC transporter permease gives MGIEDTIQPLSEWLLPIPGQQLGGLLTFLIALVILIVCGLVFGFIVSVFRNGPFEAFYAVFGTAVKSVPELLSISPRRVWAMTWLAFQEAIRKKALLVFALFMVVLLFAGWYINPSAEQPVRLYLTFVLTFPKWLVLLLVIALSVFSLPDDIKRRTIYTIYTKPVLPSELFLGRLFGFVGVGTIVLFAMALVSYIFLLQGFNHTHYINADELVAGENGTLIGETTEAAGHKHAVTIYPDGNGETDRTHEHRHAISTNEGASGDEKYTVHGPTDMFQARVRHIGTVRFLDRSGKNAAPRGINVGKEWEYFSYIEGGSFGAAIFTFEDINEGMLTEVTEGDETKHMLPVEFNLSVFRTYKGIITEGIRGNYYFKNPETGARSIAIPFTAKEVSDLHYIPRTLSNFKADSEKPELDLLEDLTTEDGGRLELWIQCVEPGQYFGVAQNTVYILEANRNFTMNYVKCYLGIWFQVILVITFGLVFSTFLNGPVALLASFLALGYGSIAGEVKGLARNVIFGEKTGWYGGGPAEAMVRLFTQKNIMTELGDYFWVDVVKGIDMVFAFMIYAFVNMLPDYGMFDTQGFVVDGYNIPIAVVAEQLVTVLGFLIALVAVGYFFLKSKEIAA, from the coding sequence ATGGGGATTGAAGATACCATCCAGCCGCTCAGCGAGTGGCTCCTTCCCATCCCGGGGCAGCAACTCGGTGGGCTTCTCACGTTCCTGATTGCCCTGGTTATCCTGATCGTCTGCGGTCTGGTATTCGGGTTTATCGTGTCGGTGTTCCGCAATGGTCCGTTCGAGGCCTTCTATGCGGTGTTCGGCACCGCCGTGAAATCGGTTCCGGAACTCCTCTCGATCTCACCCCGCCGCGTCTGGGCAATGACCTGGCTCGCATTTCAGGAAGCGATTCGCAAAAAGGCGCTGCTGGTCTTCGCCCTGTTTATGGTCGTGCTGCTGTTCGCCGGTTGGTACATCAATCCCAGTGCCGAGCAGCCCGTTCGTCTTTATCTCACCTTCGTGCTGACCTTTCCCAAGTGGCTCGTTCTGCTGCTGGTGATCGCGCTGAGCGTGTTCAGTCTGCCGGATGACATCAAGCGCCGCACTATTTACACCATCTACACGAAGCCGGTCCTGCCGAGCGAATTGTTCCTCGGGCGCTTGTTCGGTTTCGTGGGCGTCGGAACGATCGTCTTGTTCGCCATGGCATTGGTCTCCTATATCTTCCTGCTGCAAGGCTTCAACCACACGCATTACATCAATGCGGACGAGCTTGTGGCCGGTGAGAATGGCACGCTCATCGGCGAAACGACCGAAGCGGCAGGTCACAAGCATGCCGTCACCATCTATCCCGACGGCAACGGCGAGACCGACCGCACGCACGAACACCGCCACGCGATCAGCACCAACGAAGGTGCCAGCGGCGACGAAAAGTACACGGTGCACGGCCCGACCGACATGTTCCAGGCCCGCGTGCGTCACATCGGCACGGTCCGCTTCCTGGATCGCTCCGGGAAAAACGCAGCCCCGCGCGGCATCAACGTCGGCAAGGAATGGGAATACTTCAGCTACATCGAAGGGGGCTCGTTCGGCGCCGCCATCTTCACCTTCGAAGACATCAATGAAGGGATGCTCACCGAAGTCACCGAAGGGGACGAAACGAAGCATATGCTGCCGGTTGAATTCAACCTGAGCGTCTTCCGAACTTACAAAGGGATCATCACCGAAGGTATCCGCGGGAACTACTACTTCAAGAATCCCGAGACGGGCGCTCGCAGCATCGCGATCCCCTTCACGGCGAAGGAAGTGTCCGACCTGCACTATATTCCTCGCACGCTGTCGAACTTCAAGGCCGACTCCGAGAAACCGGAACTCGATCTCCTGGAAGATCTGACCACCGAGGATGGTGGCCGATTGGAACTGTGGATCCAGTGCGTCGAGCCAGGCCAGTACTTTGGCGTCGCTCAGAACACCGTCTACATCCTGGAAGCCAACCGTAATTTCACGATGAACTACGTCAAATGCTACTTGGGCATTTGGTTCCAGGTGATCCTGGTCATCACGTTCGGCCTGGTCTTCAGCACCTTCCTGAATGGTCCGGTCGCTTTGTTGGCTTCGTTCCTCGCCCTGGGCTACGGCAGCATCGCCGGAGAGGTGAAAGGCCTGGCCCGAAATGTGATCTTCGGTGAGAAAACCGGCTGGTACGGGGGTGGTCCCGCGGAAGCCATGGTGCGACTATTCACCCAGAAGAACATCATGACGGAACTGGGCGACTACTTCTGGGTAGACGTCGTCAAAGGGATCGATATGGTCTTCGCCTTCATGATTTACGCATTCGTGAACATGCTGCCTGATTACGGCATGTTCGATACGCAAGGTTTCGTCGTCGACGGATACAATATTCCTATCGCCGTCGTTGCGGAACAACTCGTCACGGTTCTCGGCTTCCTGATCGCACTGGTGGCGGTCGGTTACTTCTTTCTGAAATCGAAAGAAATCGCGGCATGA